One region of Sulfuriroseicoccus oceanibius genomic DNA includes:
- a CDS encoding tyrosine-type recombinase/integrase: protein MRNIATVQEIKHPKYTHRVRFPKAGGKWGTKHFESAEDAEAHADEFNKDLIKHGAEEASISKADRVAVSTFYREVAELQGGSVKVKVATALNHYLETLRARYKSVPCSEVANQFVDAHDRKWSHEQRRSVRPRIKRFLDEYGDWFACDVSPEIVSEFLDDLTARSGKNQGQPISDQTKLHYWQVVHQMFKTAIKTGAAQINPANEDNKPGVMSKKPGTLRPREVAALLHAADSDVVAAIAISFFAGVRRSELVQLDWKNVDLEYQFIEIPREITKTAEGERNIHIEPNLIEWLKPHAQIGGKVVSSPGRYRIGLADAIAKAGIEEWPHNAGRHSFATYHRAHFKTDAKTATQLGHSDSKLLKTRYSKTVHPKIAAEYWEIRPTAKITHLRKGKQA, encoded by the coding sequence ATGCGAAACATTGCAACCGTGCAGGAGATCAAACACCCCAAATACACGCATCGCGTTAGATTCCCGAAAGCTGGCGGGAAGTGGGGAACCAAACATTTTGAATCTGCCGAAGACGCAGAGGCGCACGCCGACGAGTTCAACAAGGATCTGATAAAACACGGAGCCGAAGAGGCGAGCATCTCGAAGGCCGACCGCGTAGCCGTCTCCACGTTCTATCGTGAGGTTGCCGAACTGCAAGGTGGATCAGTCAAAGTGAAAGTAGCAACCGCGTTGAACCACTACCTCGAAACACTACGAGCACGCTACAAGTCCGTCCCGTGTTCTGAAGTTGCGAATCAGTTTGTAGACGCGCACGATAGAAAGTGGAGTCATGAACAACGCCGATCCGTACGACCACGCATCAAACGCTTCCTAGATGAATATGGCGATTGGTTCGCGTGTGACGTGTCGCCGGAGATCGTGAGCGAGTTTCTGGACGATTTGACCGCGCGCAGCGGTAAGAACCAAGGGCAACCGATCAGCGACCAAACCAAACTGCATTATTGGCAGGTTGTGCATCAAATGTTTAAGACGGCAATCAAGACGGGAGCCGCTCAGATCAACCCAGCCAACGAGGACAACAAGCCCGGAGTCATGAGCAAAAAGCCGGGAACGCTCAGGCCGCGCGAGGTTGCCGCACTATTGCACGCCGCCGACTCTGATGTTGTCGCAGCCATCGCCATTTCATTCTTCGCCGGAGTCCGCCGGTCGGAGCTAGTTCAACTCGACTGGAAAAACGTCGATCTTGAATACCAGTTTATCGAGATCCCCCGCGAGATCACTAAGACCGCAGAGGGCGAGCGGAATATTCACATCGAGCCGAATCTTATCGAATGGCTTAAACCGCACGCGCAGATCGGCGGGAAGGTAGTATCAAGCCCAGGCCGATACCGCATCGGATTAGCCGACGCAATCGCCAAGGCAGGAATTGAGGAATGGCCGCACAACGCAGGCCGCCACAGCTTCGCCACCTACCACCGCGCACACTTCAAGACGGATGCCAAGACCGCGACACAGCTCGGCCACAGCGATTCGAAGTTGCTCAAAACTCGCTACTCCAAAACCGTGCACCCGAAGATTGCCGCCGAGTATTGGGAGATCCGCCCGACCGCGAAAATTACCCATCTCAGGAAGGGCAAACAGGCCTAA
- a CDS encoding helix-turn-helix domain-containing protein: MKVNASTTTPTERPTPSVALAPNELIDTAELARRLKVTRRSIDNYRAQGRIPAIKIGQCVRFNWLRVIEALEGISESK, from the coding sequence ATGAAAGTAAACGCATCCACCACCACCCCGACCGAACGCCCTACCCCATCCGTCGCACTCGCGCCCAACGAGTTGATTGATACCGCAGAACTCGCACGCCGCTTGAAGGTAACACGACGGAGTATCGACAACTACCGAGCCCAGGGGCGCATTCCCGCAATCAAGATCGGGCAATGCGTAAGGTTCAATTGGCTTCGAGTGATCGAGGCACTGGAAGGCATTAGCGAGAGCAAATAG
- a CDS encoding helix-turn-helix domain-containing protein, translating to MKQEILTRPELAARLRVSTKTVTEWTIKGLIPCLKADRATRYDWREVQDALSTRNKAK from the coding sequence ATGAAACAAGAAATCCTGACCCGACCAGAACTTGCCGCCCGTCTCCGAGTGTCCACCAAAACGGTCACGGAATGGACTATCAAAGGCCTGATCCCGTGCCTGAAGGCCGACCGCGCCACGCGCTACGATTGGCGCGAAGTGCAGGACGCACTCAGCACCCGCAACAAGGCGAAATAA
- a CDS encoding DNA primase family protein: protein MQQHQYQLDRQLEPLEPRSPDLAAIIEGAGKAKHYSTAEDAISQLIKDAEFADFCELALEYIGHKLLNAEGKVRKPTAKEAAVIIAEHFKKHAEHAAGGLARINGSVHYFTGKHWQPLEAECLESSLGQFAEAIGHCVTDSRYYESRRKLAEQLRTVTPQLQPTGGSMVNFSNGTLELKRDREVMTSHSKAHGFTYVLPFNYSPDADCPIFKRYLDRALPDAESQQLVSEFFGWIFLRDLKLEKMLVLLGHGHNGKSVLFDIMSAMLGADNISNISFDSLKKPESRLPMLGKLLNYGSEIAGSVPPDTLKKASSGEPLEFRRLYQDLVTSKDYARLAFNANNLPSLTEQTEGFFRRFLIVPFEQTITPEERDPDLARKIIESELPGVMNWVLSGMRRVRERKGFSPCAKSDECLRRYKLESDSVALFLDDEGLAPSASEQVLKGELYQEYRNYCADNGYRACGKREFGARLTKQHRIFEHRTSTGRYWLIEKSA, encoded by the coding sequence ATGCAACAACACCAATATCAACTTGATAGGCAGCTTGAGCCACTAGAGCCACGCAGCCCAGACCTCGCCGCAATTATTGAGGGCGCGGGAAAAGCCAAGCATTACAGCACTGCCGAAGATGCAATCAGCCAACTTATCAAAGACGCTGAATTCGCAGACTTCTGCGAACTGGCGCTTGAATACATCGGTCACAAGCTTCTGAACGCGGAAGGCAAGGTTCGGAAGCCGACAGCGAAAGAGGCCGCCGTCATCATTGCCGAACATTTCAAGAAACACGCCGAGCACGCCGCTGGAGGCCTAGCGCGGATCAATGGATCCGTGCACTACTTCACCGGCAAACATTGGCAACCACTGGAGGCTGAATGCTTGGAATCATCGCTCGGCCAATTCGCTGAGGCTATCGGGCATTGCGTTACCGACTCCAGGTATTACGAATCGCGCCGGAAGCTTGCAGAGCAGCTCCGCACCGTGACCCCGCAGCTACAGCCAACCGGCGGATCAATGGTCAATTTCTCCAACGGCACGCTTGAGCTAAAGCGAGATCGCGAGGTTATGACCAGCCACAGCAAAGCGCACGGATTTACCTACGTTTTGCCGTTCAACTACTCACCGGATGCGGATTGCCCGATCTTCAAGCGCTACCTTGATCGAGCGTTGCCAGATGCGGAAAGCCAGCAACTTGTGAGCGAGTTTTTCGGGTGGATCTTCCTACGAGATTTGAAGCTTGAGAAGATGCTTGTTCTGCTAGGACACGGTCACAACGGGAAGTCCGTCTTGTTTGATATTATGTCCGCAATGCTTGGAGCTGATAACATTTCAAACATCAGCTTCGATTCGCTCAAGAAACCAGAGAGCCGGTTGCCGATGCTTGGCAAGCTTCTCAACTACGGATCCGAGATTGCGGGAAGCGTGCCGCCCGATACGCTAAAAAAAGCATCATCAGGCGAGCCGCTGGAATTCCGCCGGTTATACCAAGACCTTGTGACCAGCAAGGACTACGCTCGACTCGCGTTCAATGCGAACAATCTGCCGAGCCTCACAGAGCAAACGGAAGGCTTTTTCCGCCGCTTCCTGATTGTTCCATTTGAGCAGACGATCACGCCCGAAGAGCGAGATCCTGACCTTGCCCGCAAGATCATCGAATCTGAATTGCCTGGCGTGATGAATTGGGTTCTCAGCGGTATGCGACGAGTCCGCGAGCGGAAAGGATTCAGCCCGTGCGCCAAGTCTGACGAGTGCTTGCGCCGCTACAAGCTGGAGTCCGACAGCGTTGCGCTATTTCTGGACGATGAAGGACTCGCGCCATCAGCCAGCGAGCAGGTGCTGAAAGGCGAGCTTTATCAGGAGTATCGGAACTATTGCGCCGACAACGGTTATCGAGCGTGCGGGAAGCGAGAGTTCGGAGCCCGTTTGACGAAGCAGCACCGGATCTTCGAGCATCGCACCAGCACCGGCCGCTATTGGCTGATCGAGAAGAGCGCCTGA
- a CDS encoding small VCP/p97-interacting protein, with the protein MNSPTFPETCALDPNRLEALRIVAGKVIAQCPQCAAGGRDTAKDNLAIFESGAFYCITGCDAKAIHSLAGRESDWKPDPDEKRRWQKEQAQRRRQEAEQEARAKAAQEYRRPLIDRHRWTSGEILADSPVRLDRPMLKNYPDRAMLAALFAPDALLWTGEVYESGTAHAARWQKTSGHHSTAHRCGSMTTPATWKEGTTSRTRDNVATSPYTVLDFDGFDGTAPTTPDELRAHLADSAAIIRWMREDLHWRLAAIVFTGSKSLHAWFHTPPQQAIADLRSIAPQLGIDAGLVGHPEHPCRLPGHRHEKTGNTSRLLWLDHAAR; encoded by the coding sequence ATGAACTCCCCAACTTTTCCTGAGACATGCGCCCTTGATCCTAACCGGCTCGAAGCGCTTCGCATAGTTGCTGGTAAGGTTATCGCACAATGCCCACAATGCGCCGCTGGAGGGCGCGACACCGCGAAGGATAATCTAGCCATCTTTGAAAGCGGAGCGTTCTATTGCATCACAGGATGCGACGCTAAGGCGATTCACTCGCTAGCAGGCAGAGAATCGGACTGGAAGCCCGACCCTGACGAGAAGCGCCGCTGGCAGAAGGAACAAGCGCAGCGACGAAGGCAGGAGGCCGAGCAGGAGGCACGCGCCAAGGCAGCGCAGGAATACCGCCGCCCGTTGATTGATCGCCACCGATGGACAAGCGGGGAAATCCTGGCAGATAGCCCCGTGAGGCTCGACCGGCCAATGCTGAAGAATTACCCTGACCGTGCAATGCTCGCCGCGTTATTCGCCCCTGACGCTCTGCTATGGACTGGCGAAGTTTACGAGTCGGGAACCGCTCACGCCGCCCGATGGCAGAAGACCAGCGGCCACCATTCAACCGCGCATCGGTGCGGATCCATGACCACGCCCGCAACGTGGAAGGAGGGCACAACAAGCCGCACAAGGGACAACGTCGCAACATCGCCATACACCGTGCTGGACTTCGACGGCTTTGACGGAACCGCACCAACCACCCCCGACGAACTTCGAGCACATCTAGCAGACTCCGCCGCAATCATCCGATGGATGCGCGAAGACTTGCACTGGAGGCTTGCCGCTATTGTCTTTACTGGATCAAAGAGTCTGCACGCTTGGTTTCATACTCCGCCGCAGCAAGCCATTGCTGACCTTCGCTCAATCGCTCCGCAGCTAGGCATCGACGCCGGACTAGTAGGACACCCTGAGCACCCGTGCAGACTACCAGGACACCGACACGAGAAGACCGGCAACACGTCAAGACTACTCTGGCTCGACCACGCCGCCCGATGA
- a CDS encoding hydroxymethylglutaryl-CoA reductase yields MSGKRSLINHHMRQLLDQHSVDEFSQRLQLDTEDLPRALPATAKCTAGRADKLWTRLNAPEAVRETLLDPTTRDQIESYSGNIENCIGSVNVPVGVVGPLRVRGFFAHGDYPVPLATSEAALVASYHRGARLISAAGGARSVLLNQAVTRSPAFAFRDMIEAGRFIAWISEQFDHLCARANATTSHGELLDMSITAEGNHVYLNFEFSTGDASGQNMVTIATQHAFEYILEHSPIAPQEAYVEGNLSGDKKASAQAFTTVRGKKVSAEVIIPADLLEKHVHATPQQLVDYWRMSAVGGVLSGTIGVHGHFANGLAALYIATGQDAACVAESAVGVTRFETTDDGSLYAAVTLPGIMVGTVGGGTGLPSQRACLELMGLSGAGKSGALAEVTGALLLGGEISIIAALAAGHFTRAHRKLAR; encoded by the coding sequence ATGTCCGGAAAGCGCTCATTGATCAACCACCACATGCGGCAACTGCTCGACCAACATTCGGTCGATGAGTTTTCCCAACGGCTCCAACTCGACACCGAAGACCTGCCGCGTGCGCTCCCCGCCACCGCAAAATGCACCGCTGGGCGCGCGGACAAGCTGTGGACCCGACTCAATGCCCCGGAAGCCGTGCGCGAGACCTTGCTCGACCCCACCACCCGCGACCAGATCGAGTCCTATTCCGGCAACATAGAAAACTGCATCGGCTCGGTGAACGTGCCGGTTGGTGTGGTCGGGCCGCTGCGCGTGCGTGGGTTCTTCGCCCACGGCGACTACCCCGTCCCACTCGCCACCAGCGAGGCGGCACTGGTGGCCAGCTACCATCGCGGTGCACGATTGATCAGCGCTGCCGGAGGGGCCCGCTCCGTGTTGCTCAATCAGGCGGTCACGAGATCGCCCGCCTTTGCGTTCCGCGACATGATCGAAGCCGGCCGCTTCATCGCCTGGATCAGCGAACAGTTCGACCACCTGTGCGCTCGCGCCAACGCCACCACCTCACACGGCGAGCTACTGGACATGAGCATCACCGCCGAGGGCAACCACGTGTACCTCAACTTCGAGTTCAGCACCGGCGACGCCTCGGGCCAGAACATGGTCACCATCGCCACCCAGCACGCGTTTGAATACATCCTCGAGCACAGCCCGATCGCCCCCCAGGAGGCCTATGTCGAAGGCAACCTCTCCGGCGACAAAAAGGCCAGCGCCCAAGCGTTCACCACCGTCCGCGGGAAAAAGGTCAGCGCTGAGGTCATCATCCCCGCCGACCTGCTGGAAAAACACGTCCACGCCACACCGCAACAACTCGTGGACTACTGGCGCATGTCGGCGGTAGGTGGCGTACTCAGCGGTACCATTGGCGTGCACGGGCACTTCGCCAATGGGCTCGCGGCCCTTTATATTGCCACCGGTCAGGACGCCGCGTGCGTTGCCGAGTCCGCCGTGGGGGTCACCCGCTTCGAGACCACCGACGACGGATCACTCTACGCCGCTGTGACACTGCCGGGCATCATGGTCGGAACTGTGGGTGGTGGAACGGGGCTTCCGTCACAGCGGGCGTGCCTTGAGTTGATGGGACTGAGCGGGGCAGGAAAATCCGGAGCCCTCGCCGAGGTCACCGGTGCTTTGTTGTTAGGCGGAGAAATCTCCATCATCGCAGCACTCGCGGCCGGGCACTTCACCCGAGCCCACCGCAAGTTGGCCAGATAA
- a CDS encoding UbiA family prenyltransferase: MESTASNESALSFPRRFWRYQSERFPLVQHSPLVAAFSACAVIFPTLLADAVLPGWEAFAGAFIVCLWFFFQLRIADEFKDNEEDTQFRPYRPVPRGLIKLRELGILFVIGALIQAAVAWYLAPALLIILAIAWAYLALMSVEFFAGDWLKARPITYLWTHMLIMPLVDLFATACYWLPAGSHPGLPLVAFLAASFANGLVIEVGRKCRQPDDEEDGVPTYSKLWGRDRSVTVWLGCQIATGAFAILAALAAGTVWLVAAVLGAAFAYSLVQRRRFINGHHGKCIETASGIWTLALYLALGPLSWLLVR, encoded by the coding sequence ATGGAATCCACCGCATCAAACGAATCCGCGCTCTCGTTCCCACGACGCTTCTGGCGCTACCAGTCCGAGCGCTTTCCATTGGTTCAACACAGCCCGTTGGTTGCCGCGTTCAGCGCGTGTGCCGTCATCTTCCCCACTCTGCTGGCCGACGCCGTACTGCCCGGTTGGGAAGCATTCGCCGGTGCGTTTATCGTCTGCCTGTGGTTCTTCTTCCAACTGCGCATTGCAGACGAATTCAAAGACAACGAAGAGGACACGCAGTTCCGCCCCTACCGTCCGGTTCCCCGCGGGCTGATCAAGTTGCGCGAGCTGGGCATACTCTTTGTTATTGGCGCGCTGATCCAAGCCGCGGTGGCTTGGTATCTGGCGCCGGCATTGCTGATCATTCTCGCCATTGCCTGGGCCTACCTCGCGCTGATGAGCGTCGAGTTCTTCGCCGGCGACTGGCTCAAAGCGCGCCCCATCACTTATCTGTGGACGCACATGCTCATCATGCCGCTGGTCGATCTGTTTGCCACCGCGTGTTACTGGCTTCCGGCGGGCAGCCACCCTGGGCTGCCATTGGTGGCATTCCTCGCAGCAAGCTTCGCCAATGGCCTGGTGATCGAAGTCGGCCGCAAGTGCCGCCAACCCGACGACGAAGAGGATGGCGTACCAACCTACAGCAAACTCTGGGGCCGCGACCGCTCGGTGACGGTGTGGCTCGGCTGTCAGATCGCAACCGGGGCATTTGCAATTCTAGCAGCCCTTGCCGCCGGCACAGTGTGGCTGGTCGCAGCCGTGCTCGGTGCCGCGTTCGCCTACTCGCTGGTCCAACGCCGACGCTTCATCAATGGCCACCACGGCAAATGCATCGAAACCGCCTCCGGCATCTGGACACTCGCCCTCTACCTCGCACTCGGACCACTGAGCTGGCTGCTAGTCAGGTAG
- a CDS encoding PEP/pyruvate-binding domain-containing protein, producing the protein MSIIPFSHELATDPAVVGGKSAALARLTAAGLPVPAGFSVPNDDAPTTAELQHAVDSLGGSLFAVRSSATEEDGANHSFAGQFDSFLELSADQVAKHVEKVRASASAPAIQQYAKEHALPAPSVPAVLVQRMIPAEFAGVAFSADPVSGRRSVVVISAVTGTGEKLVSGDVDGETWTCDHGGHILSQPEKPELSAAQAGRVARLAIACAEYFEHPQDIEWAIVGDDVFLLQSRPITTLGALPDPDEPLTIWDNSNIAESYSGLTLPLTFSFARRAYEHVYREFCKILSVPESRIEAHDDVFPKMLGQFRGQVYYNLVSWYRVLAMLPGYQVNRRFMEQMMGVKEPLPDEISERIAAEMKSSKAADTIALSRTLAALVWRRIRLGGTIDRFNHRLEAALREETPVAEMTGPQLVAHYRDLERQLLKQWDAPLINDFFAMIIHGVLRATAIKWLGDESHANELVSGCRDIVSAEPPRRIAEMATIARTNHALAKTLADPDIPAATRLNALRQNHQLGELFTSYLDKFGDRCLGELKLESPTVADDPAALLQSIGAMALRPPAPADAAPPESTDEQTFKQIRSPLKRWMFRRIVNEARDRVQDRENLRFERTRLFGRVRKIAKALGRHLATDGLLDSADDAFHLDLATLLGVYEGTHEASQLRDSVEASKQCFARHAAAPPPPDRFTTRGAMHRHADVQESAPAAACDGDALQGLGACRGVVRGKVRVVIDPTDARLEPGEILVARQTDPGWVVLFPSASGLLVERGSLLSHSAIVARELNLPCVVSLSHITRTLQTGDEVEMDGSTGSVRILTQANSPS; encoded by the coding sequence ATGTCCATCATCCCCTTTAGCCACGAGCTGGCGACTGATCCTGCGGTTGTCGGAGGAAAATCCGCGGCGCTCGCACGGCTCACCGCTGCCGGGCTTCCGGTTCCTGCTGGTTTTTCCGTTCCTAACGACGACGCCCCAACGACCGCCGAGCTCCAACACGCCGTCGATTCACTGGGAGGCTCACTTTTCGCCGTCCGCTCATCGGCCACCGAGGAAGATGGAGCCAACCACTCATTCGCCGGCCAATTTGATTCATTTCTCGAACTGAGCGCCGACCAGGTAGCCAAGCATGTCGAGAAAGTGCGGGCATCCGCCAGCGCTCCGGCGATCCAACAATACGCCAAAGAACACGCCCTGCCCGCCCCATCGGTCCCTGCCGTCTTGGTCCAACGCATGATCCCCGCCGAGTTCGCAGGTGTGGCTTTCAGCGCCGACCCGGTTTCCGGCCGCCGCTCGGTCGTCGTCATCAGCGCGGTCACGGGCACGGGAGAGAAGCTCGTTTCCGGTGATGTCGACGGCGAAACCTGGACCTGTGACCATGGCGGCCACATCCTCAGCCAGCCGGAAAAACCGGAGCTCTCCGCAGCGCAGGCCGGCAGGGTGGCGCGGCTTGCCATTGCTTGCGCCGAATACTTCGAGCACCCGCAGGATATCGAATGGGCGATCGTGGGCGACGACGTTTTCCTGCTCCAAAGCCGGCCGATCACCACACTCGGCGCACTCCCCGACCCGGACGAACCTCTCACCATCTGGGACAACAGCAACATCGCCGAAAGCTATAGCGGACTCACGTTACCACTCACCTTCAGCTTCGCCCGCCGCGCGTACGAACACGTCTACCGCGAGTTCTGTAAAATCCTCAGTGTTCCGGAAAGCCGCATCGAAGCGCACGACGACGTCTTCCCGAAGATGCTCGGACAGTTCCGCGGCCAGGTTTACTACAATCTGGTGAGCTGGTACCGGGTGCTGGCAATGCTTCCCGGCTATCAGGTCAACCGCCGGTTCATGGAGCAGATGATGGGCGTCAAAGAACCGCTGCCCGATGAAATCTCGGAGCGCATCGCGGCGGAAATGAAGTCGTCAAAAGCGGCCGACACCATCGCCCTGTCCCGCACGCTGGCAGCTCTGGTCTGGCGCCGCATCCGCCTCGGCGGCACCATCGACCGCTTCAACCATCGCCTCGAAGCGGCGCTGAGGGAAGAAACACCGGTCGCCGAGATGACAGGTCCGCAGCTCGTTGCCCACTACCGCGATCTGGAACGTCAGTTGCTCAAACAGTGGGATGCTCCGCTGATCAACGATTTCTTCGCCATGATCATCCACGGCGTGCTCCGGGCCACAGCGATCAAATGGCTGGGCGATGAATCCCACGCCAACGAACTGGTCAGCGGATGCCGCGACATCGTCAGCGCCGAGCCGCCGCGCCGCATCGCTGAAATGGCCACCATTGCCCGCACCAACCACGCGCTGGCAAAAACGCTCGCGGATCCTGACATCCCAGCGGCCACCAGGCTGAATGCCCTGCGGCAAAACCACCAACTGGGTGAGCTTTTCACCAGCTACCTTGATAAGTTCGGCGACCGCTGCCTCGGTGAGCTGAAGCTCGAAAGCCCGACCGTCGCCGACGATCCGGCAGCGCTGCTCCAATCCATCGGCGCGATGGCTCTGCGCCCACCGGCACCAGCTGATGCCGCTCCACCCGAATCCACGGATGAGCAAACATTCAAACAAATCCGCTCACCGCTGAAGCGCTGGATGTTCCGCCGCATCGTCAACGAAGCCCGCGACCGCGTGCAAGACCGCGAGAACCTGCGCTTCGAGCGCACCCGGTTGTTTGGACGTGTGCGCAAAATTGCCAAAGCGCTGGGAAGACATCTAGCCACCGACGGCCTCCTCGACTCCGCGGACGACGCATTCCATCTGGATCTCGCCACGTTGCTAGGGGTTTACGAAGGCACCCACGAGGCATCGCAGCTGCGCGACAGTGTAGAGGCTAGCAAACAGTGCTTCGCGCGCCATGCGGCGGCGCCCCCACCGCCGGACCGCTTCACCACCCGTGGTGCCATGCACCGGCATGCCGATGTTCAGGAAAGCGCGCCGGCCGCAGCCTGCGACGGTGATGCGCTCCAAGGGCTGGGCGCGTGCCGCGGCGTGGTGCGTGGCAAAGTCCGCGTAGTCATCGACCCGACCGACGCCCGCCTCGAGCCCGGCGAAATCCTCGTCGCCCGCCAGACCGATCCGGGTTGGGTCGTGCTCTTTCCCTCGGCCAGCGGCCTGTTGGTCGAGCGCGGCAGCTTGCTCTCGCACTCCGCCATTGTCGCCCGCGAACTGAACCTCCCCTGCGTCGTCTCGCTGAGCCACATCACCCGCACGCTGCAAACCGGCGACGAAGTGGAGATGGACGGTAGCACCGGATCCGTACGCATTCTAACCCAAGCCAACTCCCCCTCATGA
- a CDS encoding DUF3419 family protein — protein sequence MTRSEVQSRTRFDLVRYANTWEDADILVEALAPGNRHCLSIGSAGDNSFSLLAAGAASVTAVEMNPTQVACIELRKAAYHRLDHAGFLALLGHRECPDRSALYQQCSPDLSASSRDYWDSQPETIAAGFATVGKFESYFRIFRTRVLPLAHSKRRVARLLEPKEATERARFYDDEWNTWRWRAVFHLFFSRQVMGMLGRSPAFFKYVEGSVADRILERTEHALRELDPSCNPYLHYILSGSYPDHALPHALRPENFERIRSRLDDFHIVNAPIEQILTTSDQPFDAFNLSDIFEYMSEENYHALLAQLVANSSPDARLAYWNMLAPRSRPESMAGQLVPLTELAQRLHLEDKAFFYSRFVVESVTGD from the coding sequence ATGACGCGCAGTGAAGTTCAATCGCGCACCCGTTTCGACCTCGTGCGCTACGCCAACACATGGGAGGATGCCGACATCCTGGTCGAGGCCCTTGCTCCCGGGAACCGGCACTGCCTAAGCATCGGCTCGGCGGGTGACAACTCGTTCTCCCTCCTCGCCGCGGGTGCCGCATCGGTCACGGCCGTCGAAATGAACCCGACGCAGGTCGCATGCATTGAGTTGCGCAAGGCCGCCTACCACCGCCTCGATCACGCTGGGTTCCTCGCCCTGCTCGGTCACCGCGAATGCCCCGATCGCAGCGCGCTCTACCAACAGTGCTCTCCTGACCTTAGCGCATCATCCCGCGACTACTGGGACAGCCAACCGGAAACGATCGCAGCAGGCTTCGCCACCGTGGGCAAGTTCGAGTCCTACTTCCGCATCTTCCGTACCCGCGTGTTGCCACTGGCGCATTCAAAACGCCGTGTCGCCCGTTTGTTGGAGCCGAAGGAGGCCACGGAACGCGCCCGATTCTACGATGATGAATGGAACACATGGCGCTGGCGGGCGGTGTTCCACCTCTTCTTTTCGCGCCAGGTCATGGGGATGCTGGGGCGCTCGCCGGCATTCTTCAAGTACGTCGAAGGCAGCGTCGCCGACCGCATCCTCGAACGAACCGAGCACGCCCTGCGCGAACTGGATCCCTCCTGCAACCCCTACCTCCACTACATCCTCAGCGGCAGCTACCCCGACCACGCCCTGCCCCACGCGCTGCGGCCGGAGAACTTCGAGCGCATCCGCTCACGGCTCGACGACTTCCACATCGTCAACGCACCCATCGAACAGATCCTGACCACCAGCGACCAACCATTCGATGCATTCAACCTGAGCGACATCTTCGAATACATGTCGGAGGAGAACTACCACGCTCTGCTCGCCCAACTGGTCGCCAATTCCTCACCGGACGCGCGGCTCGCCTATTGGAACATGCTCGCCCCACGCTCGCGCCCCGAGTCGATGGCCGGCCAACTCGTCCCACTCACCGAGCTCGCCCAACGCCTCCACCTTGAGGACAAGGCATTCTTCTACTCACGCTTCGTGGTGGAATCGGTGACTGGGGATTAG